In Candidatus Methylomirabilis limnetica, the genomic stretch CCAGCCCTTGCTCGCGGGAATGTTCCTCGACAAGCCGGTGCTGGATCGCAACGCCGTGCAGACGGTTTCGCGACTGAACCGCTGCTACCATGGCAAGAAGGATGTCGTAGTGGTCGACTTCACCAACAACGCGAAACAAATACTCAAAGCCTTTGCGAAGTATCGGAAGGGGACGCCGTTCGAGCCAGAGGAACCGGATCAAGAGACCTCCCCAAAGCTGCACACGGAGATTCTCGCTACGGGGGTCTTCACCCAGAAGGACGCCGCCGACGTGCTCGCGCTGCTCAGGAGCGGGACGGATGCGCAGGTGCAATTCCAGGTGAACGCCTTGCGGATGCGCTTTCAAGCGAAGCTCACCGGTTGGGAAGACCGCAAGGCGTTCGTCTATCTGCTGGCCCGCTTCGTGAAAAGTTTCCATTTCCTCGCCTGCTTCTTCACTTACTCGCCGCAGATTCAGGAGTTCGTCACCTTCGCTGAATGGGTCGGCCCGCAGCTCATCAAGGTCGGAACCGTATCCGACCTGATGAAGCAGATTCGCGCCACCGTGGTCACCAAGGTGGCGGTGCAGTATCAGGGCGTAACGACCAGCGGTGGCCCGGTGAAGCTACAGCCGGGCAAAGGAAAAGGCGGCGCAGGCCCGGTGCCAGTGAAGTCATCCGTGCAAGACATGATCGCGCAAATTCTCGCCAAACATCAAATCACCGACGAGGAAGCGCTCTACATCAAACAGGTGACGGAGGAGAAGATCGCCGACCCGGCCATCCGCACCACCGTCCAGGCGCACCGCGACGACCGCATGTATCTCGAAGGACCGTATCGCGGACAGGTCAACGGCGACATTCAGGAGACCTACGATGCACGCGCGCGTTACGACGAACTCGCCGACCCGAAATACACCGACACCGGCGGCATCTTCGACATTATGGCCGTGACGGTTATTCAAACCCATTTGTCCCTCGCTGCCTGAGGCCATGAGCAAGACGATTCACGACATCCCCGAAGCCGACCGACCGCGCGAGAAGCTCCTGCGCAAAGGTGCGGCTGCACTGAGCGACCAGGAACTGCTTGCCGTGCTCCTCGGCAAAGGCACACCCGGTATGGACGTCATGACGCTGGCCTCCAAGCTGGCGCGACTCATTGACGAGAAGGGACTGGCCGTGAAGGCCGAGGATCTCTCGCAGTTTGCGGGCGTCGGTGACGCCAAGGCGACCTTGATCCTCGCGGCCATCGAGTTCGCCCGCCGCCGCATCAAACCGGAAGGCGCGAAGATCGTGACCCCTGCCGACTTGCTGCCGCACGTCCGCCATTACGCCGACCGCAAGCAAGAGCATTTCCTATGCGCCAGCATCAACGGTGCCAACGAGATTCTGAACATCCGCGTGGTGTCCATTGGACTCATAGACCGCAGCCCCGTGCATCCGCGTGAAGTCTTCGCCGATGCCCTCTCCGACCGCGCCTCCGCCGTCATCGTCGCCCACAATCACCCGAGCGGGGGGCTCGGACCATCGCCCAGCGACATCGCCATCACCGCACAACTCAAGGCGGCAGGTGCAGTCGTTGGCATTGAGTTGCTTGATCACATCATCTTCAACAGGACCGGATACTTCAGTTTTCTTGAAGAGGGCAAGCTGTAGGGCGATCTGATGTCGCGCATATCAGCAGGGGCGCCTAACAACAGCATGCAGCTGACGGCGCTGCGCGCCGCAGCTGATGCTGGGCGTGTGTGCCGGGCATGGCACAGAACTGACGGGGTGCAAGTCCCCGTGCCAGGTTTAAGCAGAGCCGAAGGCTAGGAGAAGGGCAAGGGCGTCATCGTGAGGTGGGGTCCGAAGGAAGCCCAATCCAAAAGTGCGGGGCGACGAACAGGAACCGGATAGGGGGTGTGGTACGCTCGGGACGAGCGGGCACGTGACCGCGAAGTCCTCCATCTGCGATTGGGGCGTGCTTTATAAATCCGGCGTCTACGCATGGAAAGCTCTGTGTCTTACCCCGGGAGGCCTGCACGGTGTCTACGGGAGTGATAGGGTATGCGCCTAGTGAGTCCTACGAACGTGGAAACCCTGAAACAAGGTATGGCGAAACCTAAGTCACCCTGTTTGGACTGAGAGGGGAGCAATCCACTTTGACCGTCGTGCAGGAGTCAGCAGAGGGCATAGTAGGTACGAGGCAGGCGAGGCTAGTGAGGCACTCCAGAGCCGAAAGGCGGAGAAACAGATAGGCCAAGCCGCAACGTCTTGTACTGAAGGCCCGAACGGTTGAAAGGGTCAGTAAGCCCTGTGCCCAGTGTGCATAAAGCTGGCGGAAACGTCACTGCTCGAAAGAGCGATGTGCATGGTGGATAGAGGAGTCCGAACACCCGGTCGGCAGTCTTGCCGAAGTAATCAACCGAACCGCCGTGGTACGTGATCCGTATGCCCGGTGGTGTGGGAGGGGGGAGGCCGTGAGGCCCCTCCCTATCCCGATTAGCCGCACTAATCATTTGTAAACACAAGGAAGGCGCCGCCAATGCTTGAAATTAGCAACTGCAACAATATTGATAGCGGGAAAATCAGCATTGAGAAGCTGAAGCTGAACATCAAATACGCGATGAACGGAATCGGTAAGAGTACCATTGCGCGTGCCATTGAGCTTCAATTACGAGGCGACGGAAGCATCAAGGAACTAACGCCTTTTAAGCTGCAGGAATCCGGAGTGGAAGACCAGCAGCCGCAAGTTGCGGGCCTTGATGATGTTAAGAGCGTCAAAGTTTTTAACGACGACTACATCAACCAATTCGCCTTCAAGCAGGACGAAGTGCTGGCCAATAGCTTTGAGATATTTATCAAAACCGCGGATTACGAAAAGCAGATCAATGCAATCGAAGGGATCATCGCAAACATAAAGGAAACGTTCCGAGACTCAGAAGAGATTAACCAGGTCATTTCAGATCTAGCGACTCTCAGCGACAGTTTTGGAAAATCAAAATCAGGCTACTCTGAAGCAAGCGCTCTAGCGAAAGGAATCGGCAAGGGGAACAAAGTTTCCAACATTCCAGCGGGCCTGGAAAGTTATACCGCATATCTGCAGAGCCCACAGAATTCAAAGTGGCTGAAGTGGCTTATGGACGGCAACACCTATTCGAGTCTGTCCGACAATTGCCCATACTGCACTTCGCCGACGAAAGACAAGAAGGATGTCATATCGAAAGTGAGCAAGGAATTCGATGCGAAATCGATAGAGCATCTCAATAAAATAATTGCAGTACTCGACAGTTTGGGGAAATATTTTTCAAAAGATGCCAATGAAAAGTTGCGCGCACTGACAAACAATATAAAAGGCCTTTCAAAAGAGCAGCTCAGCTACCTCGTCCGGATAAAGGACCAAGCAGATACGCTGAGATGGAGAATGGTCAACCTGAAGGGCATGACTTATTTCTCCATGAAAGATGCGGGGGAGGTTTCCGATTTCGGTCCTTCCGGAACGAGTGTGGGTGACCACAACCGGTAGTGGCTGGG encodes the following:
- the radC gene encoding RadC family protein, translated to MSKTIHDIPEADRPREKLLRKGAAALSDQELLAVLLGKGTPGMDVMTLASKLARLIDEKGLAVKAEDLSQFAGVGDAKATLILAAIEFARRRIKPEGAKIVTPADLLPHVRHYADRKQEHFLCASINGANEILNIRVVSIGLIDRSPVHPREVFADALSDRASAVIVAHNHPSGGLGPSPSDIAITAQLKAAGAVVGIELLDHIIFNRTGYFSFLEEGKL